A window from Brachionichthys hirsutus isolate HB-005 chromosome 4, CSIRO-AGI_Bhir_v1, whole genome shotgun sequence encodes these proteins:
- the slc23a2 gene encoding solute carrier family 23 member 2 — MLPAAPLDRSDGMCQLGEAFLDDVIRPKDSATVFTAEKDKGWTKRVEEEEIEDPIMGVGKNTAKSLDSSSEGGKYEAETKRAADFYPIPMAVNGVGGANGDQGRDQDENTELMASYTKEIQRTAKTSPSETLGSTDRMDARRMEMIYTIEDTPPWYLCVFLGLQHYLTCFSGTIAVPFLLAEAMCVGLDQWATSQLIGTIFFCVGITTLLQTTLGCRLPLFQASAFAFLAPAKAILSLDKWKCNATVLAFNSTELSNTEHIWHPRIREIQGAIIVSSLVEVCIGALGLPGILLKYIGPLTITPTVALIGLSGFQAAGERAGKHWGIAMLTIFLVLLFSQYARNVHFPLPIYKAKKGWTSYRLQVFKMFPIIMAILVSWMLCFIFTVTDVFPPEKDKYGFYARTDARQGILAIAPWFKIPYPFQWGVPTVTAAGVIGMMSAVVASIIESIGDYYACARLSFAPPPPVHAINRGIFVEGISCVLDGLFGTGNGSTSSSPNIGVLGITKVGSRRVIQYGAAMMLLLGLVGKFSALFASLPDPILGALFCTLFGMITAVGLSNLQFVDLNSSRNLFVLGFSIFFGLMLPSYLKQNPLVTGIVEIDQVLNVLLTTAMFVGGSVAFILDNTIPGTHEERGIKKLKRGTGLSPSELEGMTSYDLPFGMDFIRRHAIFKYIPISPTFTGYHCGRLRDTYRSRMEQGDRVAMGGDGDVAPEESRV; from the exons ATGCTCCCTGCCGCCCCGCTTGACAGAAGTGATGGGATGTGTCAACTAG GTGAGGCATTCCTGGATGACGTAATCAGACCGAAGGATTCAGCAACAGTGTTTACGGCCGAGAAAGATAAAGGTTGGACAAAGAgggtggaagaagaggaaattGAAGACCCGATAATGGGTGTGGGGAAGAATACTGCCAAGTCGTTGGACAGCAGCAGCGAGGGAGGAAAATATGAAGCTGAGACCAAGCGTGCAGCGGATTTCTACCCGATACCG ATGGCGGTAAATGGAGTGGGTGGTGCCAATGGAGACCAAGGCAGGGACCAAGATGAGAACACAGAACTGATGGCCAGCTACACAAAAGAAATTCAAAGGACAGCAAAG ACCTCGCCGTCCGAGACATTGGGCAGCACTGACCGTATGGATGCAAGGAGGATGGAGATGATATATACTATAGAAGATACTCCTCCCtggtacctgtgtgtgttcttgggTTTACAG CACTACTTGACATGTTTCAGTGGAACTATTGCCGTGCCGTTCCTCCTCGCTGAGGCGATGTGCGTTGGCTTGGATCAGTGGGCCACCAGTCAGCTCATAGGAACCATCTTCTTCTGTGTGGGAATCACCACCCTTCTGCAGACCACACTGGGCTGCAG GTTACCTCTTTTCCAGGCCAGTGCTTTTGCATTCCTCGCGCCAGCCAAAGCCATTCTGTCACTGGACAAATGGAAGTGTAATGCTACAG TTCTAGCATTTAACAGCACAGAACTCTCCAACACAGAGCACATCTGGCACCCCAGGATACGAGAG ATCCAAGGGGCTATCATTGTGTCATCCCTGGTGGAGGTGTGTATCGGAGCTCTGGGTCTGCCCGGGATCCTGCTGAAGTACATTGGACCTCTGACCATCACCCCTACTGTAGCCCTTATTGGCCTGTCTGGCTTCCAGGCTGCAGGGGAGAGAGCTGGAAAACACTGGGGCATTGCTATGCT GACTATCTTCCTGGTATTGCTCTTCTCTCAGTATGCCAGAAATGTTCACTTCCCTCTGCCAATCTACAAAGCCAAGAAAGGCTGGACCTCCTACAGGCTGCAAGTCTTCAAAATGTTTCCT ATAATCATGGCGATATTGGTGTCATGGatgctttgtttcattttcacgGTGACCGATGTTTTCCCGCCTGAGAAAGACAAGTACGGTTTCTACGCCCGCACAGACGCACGTCAAGGAATCCTTGCGATCGCACCATGGTTTAAGATTCCCTACCCAT TCCAGTGGGGCGTTCCTACGGTAACGGCTGCAGGTGTGATCGGCATGATGAGTGCGGTGGTAGCCAGTATCATCGAATCAATAGGAGATTACTACGCCTGCGCTCGTCTCTCTtttgcccctcctcctcctgtccatGCCATCAACAG GGGGATATTTGTAGAAGGCATTTCCTGTGTGTTGGATGGGCTGTTTGGGACAGGAAAtggctccacctcctccagtcCAAATATAGGCGTTTTGGGAATCACAAAG GTTGGCAGCAGACGTGTGATACAGTATGGAGCTGCCATGATGCTGCTACTGGGGCTCGTGGGTAAATTCAGTGCCCTATTTGCCTCTCTGCCTGACCCTATCCTTGGAGCTCTGTTCTGCACGCTGTTTGGTATGATCACAGCAGTGGGACTGTCCAACCTGCAGTTCGTTGACCTAAATTCCTCCAGGAACCTCTTTGTTCTGGGTTTCTCCATATTCTTTGGCCTGATGCTGCCGAGCTACCTCAAACAGAACCCGTTAGTTACTG GCATAGTTGAGATCGATCAAGTGTTGAACGTGCTCCTCACCACTGCCATGTTTGTTGGAGGCTCTGTCGCCTTCATTTTGGACAATACTATCCCTG GAACTCATGAAGAACGAGGCATTAAGAAGCTGAAACGTGGCACTGGTCTCAGTCCCTCGGAGCTGGAAGGGATGACATCTTACGATCTGCCCTTTGGAATGGACTTCATCCGCAGACACGCCATCTTTAAGTACATCCCCATCAGCCCCACCTTCACTGGCTACCACTGTGGAAGGCTACGAGACACATACAGGAGCAGAATGGAACAAGGGGATAGAGTCGCAATGGGAGGGGACGGAGACGTGGCGCCAGAAGAGAGTCGTGTATAG